The genomic window TGGCTGCACGCCAATCTAACAGCTGTGATACCATTAAGGATTGACTGTTTTCTGTCACTGGATTAGAGCCCTTGCCCTGTCTATATTTATCTTGTTACTCGGCTACAACCGTTATAATGCTAAAGGATGCGCGACGCGCTGTGCGCAAGTATATGATTCAAGTGTGAGCTCGTAAATACGACCTTTACATATGTACGCGCTCGTGGTTAGATCCTGGTAGCGGAGGGTTTTGCACGATCACAGCGGTATCTGCCAGCGAAAAAACTGGAACCATATCTTTAACCAAAGATTACGCTTCTCCCTTAAGGCTCTGCGGTTCTAGTCCGTCTCGATATTCAAAAGGGTAGCAAATAAAGAGTTGCGAATACACAAACaaatcatatatttattcaactaCCAACGACAAAATGTACGAAAATGGAAATATGATAcatgagaaagaaagagagaaataaagtACGTATATGCGTGACTGATGAGATGGGGTGGGGTGGGCTGGGCTGGGGTTCGTCCATGCCAATTTTGATATGAAGGAGAATAGGTGTATGCATATAATTACAACTAAAAGCTCATATTGTCTCTACAGCGGACGCGATGAATTCTTATATAAActgaatgaaatgaaatgaaattaaattaaatattcttgGTGCCGTGTCCAGAAGAGATAGATACTATTATGTGCGTTGATATAGTCGGCTAATTTGGAAATCTCCATGTACGTTACCTCCTCCTGTCCCTCCTTAGCCGCGATATGCAACGCCGTGTACATGTCCTTGGTCGCGGTATCCACAGCAGCCCCGTGCTGCAGGAGAAGCATAACGATGTCCACGTTCCCAAGTCGAGACGCCACGTGCAACGGCGTTTGTTGTTCCTGAATAAACACCGGTAGACATCCGAATATAATTCATCTAATACTATAATAATCCACGCCCGTGTCACACCCACAAATAGATATGTATCACAAATTGTGTGGGATCAACGCAATATGTATATTGCGCGCAATTTACTATCACGCATGGTATACTTCATTCGTTTCTAATCAGCAACTCAAAGATTCCGAGGCCCACGCgatatttatgaaaatgaGATGATTTTTAACTACTTTTTTTACTCGTCGACGGACGCATCGGCCACACTAcagtttgttaaaaaaaaaaaaatcgcaattcAAAGGTCAGACTTATGGCCAGAATCAGCGACCGCAAGTAGCCGTGATTATAACGACGCAGCTGAAAATCCGCGTAGTCGCAGACGGCAAATTATTGGGCGCGTTGGACATCGACCGCCAGCTTATTCAAATCTTACGACGGTATAATAGAACAAAGGATATAATACCGTTCAGTCTCACTAACCCATCATTGAAGATGAAGTTTGtcgaaattccggtcaggaagaagaaagtttaatactttgaaagacgtgagaataaaaatcgacgtttcgaaGATCCGAATAACTTCCATCCCAAATGCTGTACTACTAACAACACCCaagcatgtactggtcgtcattttttaaattattcctgaggatggtcggcagggcccggccgaaacgtcgatttttattctcacgtctttcaaagtattaaactttcttcttcctgaccggaatttcgacaaacttcatcttcaatctacctcctggtCACGAACTTCTTTCCTAAATAACCCATCATTTTCTGaagaaatgaatttcgaagctaagcatgtttttttttttttctttgccgcAGAGCGAGAAAGCAAACGGAACGCGGTGAGcaatttgtttcaattcgaTACTCCACTCCCGATCttgtattttattgaaataacgGTGTGTGAAATAATTGTACCTGTAACAGGACCTGACAACGTGGAAATTAGGTATGACCAGCTTACCATTGATCACCACTCACGGGGAtggttgaatgaaaaaaaggcatcggaataaaaagaaacctGCATCAGCTGCAATAAGAGCTGAAATTGGTTGGTTTCCATTGGAACGGGACAAGTGCACTTAATTTGCTTTTCTACCCCTTGCCCTTGAGACTGCATGTAATCATATGACAATAGTGGTCCGAGGAGATCGAAACGAGCCTCTCTATAATAATATCTTACCCTGGCACGGGCGTCAACTTTGGCGCCATTTCTTAGCAAAATTCGTATAATGTCAGTCTGGTTAGCTCTAGCCGCAAGATGTAACGGTGTTTCGCCTCGCACCGTTGGGACATCAGGATTGGCTTCGTGCTGCAGTAGGAATATAACGATATTCATACACCCCATAAAACTGGCCACGTGCAAGGGCGTCAATCCAGACTGGAAAACATAagaattgtagaaaattgaatgatgtcatataatataggtataagcTGCGCCCACTTGGCTTTCTGCACACGATATTACAATTCCTTATAATGGTATATTATGGCAAAACCGATTTTATTGGATGCCATAGTATCTACTATAGATAGCTGTACACCCGAATAATGTCGGATCTAACCTCTCTAATTTTAGCAGGAAAGCAATAAATTGGAGTTTGCCATATGATAACACACAACGTGTCAGCTCCAGGTGTCGCTATAGCGCTGGTTTGGTTTTAATATCATTTTTCCCATAACAATATTGGGAAACATCAATGGTTAGTGCCTCATTTTTGATCCACTGAAACGCGGGTAGCCAGATTTGACCTTACTCTGGTGTACCTCTTACACTGGAAATCATTTTATGTCCGATTACTAATTAGCATTAATCGTACTTATTGGCAATGCTCTGGGCAAGCAATACCAGGTAATTTTGTGCAATGATTTCATTTTCGACTCTAATGGGAGCACAATATTAATTGAGCACCAAGAGCCGTGGCTGCTAGAAATACTAATTGGGTAACAAATTCACGGCCGCTGCCATGTTCGGTTCGGTTACTGATCGCGGGCCAGAACAATATGGCCTTCTGTATACTCGTTGATTTCATGCAAAGCCCCCATAGGGAGCTGTCATATTGTAATACGAAAGTCGACAAACTCTAATGTGGGTGATCGAGGTACCAAAAGTCGTACATGCTGTTCGCAGAACCATCTAATTGAGTGGGAAATTCACTGTACCTGACGTAATCAGTTCGGTCGTTGGTCGTGCTAGACCACGGGATGTAGTAACTTCATAGCGGTGTTGTGCATGAAAAATAAGGACAGTAAAATATAATTGCTACAAAGCGCATATTGACCAAGCTATGATGCGACAAAGGCAAATAGTTATTTTATTGTCATACATTTATCCCTACCTCCCATTAAATAAAAGCTAGAAATTGAGAGGTTTTTTGAGGTCCCCAACTCCAAATCTTAGCTCTAAATTTGGGAATTCGAAATGGCAGATCCAAGGCACTTGACGGAAATGCAACAAGTTATCTTATTTCGATGAAACTGTGTTACCACGGCTTTTCTGATATCACTGATTATAAAtctgatttcaatatttacaaattcggAACAACCAACTCTTTGAATCCACTATTCTGAATTTCTCAATTTCGAACTTAGACACGTAACCGGGTTTCTCATAGACCCCTGGGTAGGTACCAAGCTTCAGCCAGCTGAATGTCTGAGAAAATggacgattttgaaatatcgGGTCAATTGTAGGTAAGgtaaaatgtatgtatatcaaataggaaaaataattataccgtTGTCCTATCGATACCTTCGTCACATATTTGCGATAACGAAATTTCACTTGTACTTTACTATCCTCATTTTGCAGGCCTCGGATGAGGTGACTCCGTTGTGTAATATTGAATTGCCCCGGTCCTTGCTCGGAGCATTCACATTTCATTTAACGCGCATCGCAATgggtatgtataatatgctCCCGGAAATTACTTTCTCACACAGTATCGGTGTAGGTACGTATTTTACGTATACTATACCTACGCATTTACATGCAGCCAGAAGTTGTTTACCTCGGTAGTAGATTCGATGGAGGCACCGTGCTTGATGAGGAGCTCAACCACTTTTATACGGTTCTTCTTGCAGGCGATATGAAGGGGAGTGAACCCATTCAAAGCCCGCGCGTTCGGATCAGCCCTGCGGTCCAGGAGGAGTTTAGCGACCCGCACGTGGCCGCAGTGGGCTGCTACGTGCAGAGATGTCAAATAATCTATGGTCACCTCGTCCACCGGTGCCCGGTGATACAGAAGAACCCTCGCGGCGTCCACGTGATCCCCTTGCGAAGCCATGTGTAGAGGCGCCAAACCATTCTAGTAACACATATTACCTAGTGTAGTGTAAATATGCAACATCTCATATCCGCATGTGATATAACGTATAGAGCAGGAGCTTGATGTTCGGCCACAGTGACGAAAAAGTACGagtggaatatttttcaaatcctcAACAAGACGGCAAGGGCCTTTGTCAGGCAGACCTGCTTGGGTTCTTATTGTCAGGTAAAAACGCGTGGTTAGAAAGGGTGTTCTCAGAGACGTTCGTGGGTAGATCCCATTATTAACATTTGGTGCACGAATACTCACATAATGGGATGCAGTGTGATTATAGAAGTACGATCATTAAATTAAACACAGTATCGGAGCGTCCTTCTCACCTTGGTTCGTGCACTGATCGGTGCTGAATTTTCAAGAAGAACTGCAACGACTTGATCGTGCCCCGATCTTGCCGCACAATGTAACGGCGTCAAGCCATCTCGTGTCTTTGCGTCTATCGTTGCTGAGTTTTCCAACAATAACTTCACCATATTGATCTTTCCCCATTTGGCAGCGACGTGAAGTGGACT from Neodiprion lecontei isolate iyNeoLeco1 chromosome 1, iyNeoLeco1.1, whole genome shotgun sequence includes these protein-coding regions:
- the LOC107221832 gene encoding ankyrin-3, whose translation is MTRELHIIPSIPIKLQEADDTTALLRAARSGNLEKVVEYLDTDLDINTANSNGLNALHLASKDGHVEIVTELLKRGARVDAATKKGNTALHIASLAGQVEIVNILLQHGSTVNIQSQNGFTPLYMAAQENHDQVVKILLCNGANQSLATEDGFTPLAVAMQQGHDKVVSVLLENDSKGKVRLPALHIAAKKDDCKAADLLLQNDHKPDVTSKSGFTPLHIAAHYSNEEIAGLLIKRGADVNYLAKHNISPLHVAAKWGKINMVKLLLENSATIDAKTRDGLTPLHCAARSGHDQVVAVLLENSAPISARTKNGLAPLHMASQGDHVDAARVLLYHRAPVDEVTIDYLTSLHVAAHCGHVRVAKLLLDRRADPNARALNGFTPLHIACKKNRIKVVELLIKHGASIESTTESGLTPLHVASFMGCMNIVIFLLQHEANPDVPTVRGETPLHLAARANQTDIIRILLRNGAKVDARAREQQTPLHVASRLGNVDIVMLLLQHGAAVDTATKDMYTALHIAAKEGQEEVTYMEISKLADYINAHNSIYLFWTRHQEYLI